acttattttaattttattattattgtattggctgtttattactattatattatttattattagtattattatgttCATTATAACCgccattattattattagcataTTGTTGTAATTAATGTCTTATTATTATCTTTATAATTATTGCTATACTATTATTTCGGTTGTATTTAGGTATTAAAATATTGTTATAATTTTaatcattattttctattatCATTAATATGTCATttgtttattatcattattttttaacactattatcatcattatatttactatttttaatattattaccattatattttttattattactatcattttaTTATCCGTCGTATTTTTAAACTATTTCATTCAATATTTTGTTGTACATTATTATTCAATTATTCCATCAAATTTTATTTGCTTAAAAGGTCGTGTTTTAATATcgttcaagttttaaaattattttattcaaaagttttcaaaataaggcaatactcGGTATTTGGCATCTTCGATAaggttgtgccctaacttactgggttccgATTTTTTTCATTTGACCCAAATAACTTAATATCATTTTTAAACTTCACTGCATAAGTTttaaaaatcaaaagacaagcttaGTTTCGAAAATGTGAAATGTCGTATCCTAACTCACTGGGTATGACATTTTATTTCTTCGAAATAAGAGAGTCTTAGCATCCAATTTAATTTATTCAAGTGTTCTTTTTAGGAGGATCGTATTctaaaattttttcaaattttcgacattaaaacgttaattaatcaattaggtaccaattttgggcgttacgagggtgctaacccttcctcgtccGTAACCGACCCCCGAACCCTTTTTTCTCGAATTTCGCAgaccaaaattattgttttaataaatcaaaatgttttattaaaatgaccaatctcaaggtgatccgatcacacctcagaaaaaagatcggtggcgactctatTTTTGTTCTTAAGTCGACTCCCGTGCTTTTCAAATTAAAATGGTTTTGACATTGATGTTTATATATaaagtataataacaaatttaacccttaatattTACACATTTATTCAGTTTGACCCTACTCTTTTATTAGaggtaaattaaaaattattaaaactaaTAAGGCTAAAAGGTCAAAAAAGTCTTattactaaataaaaaaaaatcaattaagcccaTCTAAATTGTGTTGCCCAACCTCGATCTTTTCGGTATAAAAATCATTATAGTATACAAATCtaaaaagttataaaagtaatttttaaaatccttaaaattgtttaaaaagtataaaaatgttttaaatatttaaaaaaatttaaatgtatCACCCACATGGAAATTTATGTGTATGTCAcatcaacaaagttaacaaatgTTAAGCTTTCcatctatttttggtgaattgaCAAAAAATACAAATTAATGACTAAAAGAGGCGAAATTTTAAATGGAGAGCTAAAATGACtttatttataaaattgaagGGCTAAAAAGGTTATTATGCTTATAATTatcatatgtatttttatttagaCTAAATGCTCAAATTGAGGCCTAACCTTTTAGGGGTTAATCATGAGGGTTAAACGTATCAAAATGGTTACATAGGGCTTAAAATTTACAAAAGTGTTCAAGCGAAGGCAAAATCTTTCAAAATGGCCAAATAAAggtcaaaatttttttaaagtgcTCAAAGGCTTTTCAAATGTTATATATCAAGCttcaattcatttttttttctattttttcaagTAATATCTAATTCTATTAGCatgtgttttattttaaattaaattgaagtacatgaaaattcttatttaagcatttttctaaaatttaagtCGTTATATAACAATGTTGAAATATTTGACCCATTTGAACATTTAGCTTTTCATATTTATATTTGAACTGCGTGAAAATACATGTTTTTTTTACTTCCCATCTATAAGATAATTTtccaaataatttttttattcattgAAACTAAACTAGTTATCTTTCCAATTGCTTGTGAGAAAATTCGAAAAAGTATTAACACTTAGAATTTGTTTATATAACACAGAGTAACTGAATGAATTACAGAGAATATCCATTAGAAACTAACTTCTTCGACTGTCATTAATATTGGAATGAAGCATGAAAATGTAGAAAGGTGTTGTATTGTATCTGAAATCGATTAGAGGTGCAAGAACAAAAGCAACACTAGTAGCTAAGAAATACCCCAATATCCAGATCCTCCTCTGACTTTATTTTGCCAATGCAATATTGTTTTAGCCTCAGAAAAATTCAGGAAAATCAAGTACAGCAAAATATAGGAGTGATATGTACTAACCCAATAAATGGAAGATCGAGAACCCTGAATGCACATACAATGGCACTAGAAAATACTTCATTGACCAATGAAATTTGATGATCTTCCACCAAAGATAGAAGGTATAGTGACGATTGTCAGCAAGAAGATAAGAATGAGCAATGCTCTAAAAATCCATTAATCGCATGAGGCAATAAGAAAATAATTAGGTTGTTCTGTTGCGAATAAATTAGAAAAAGTGTTCTAAATTAATTATAGTAATTTTAGTTAAAAGTTCAAAAATTTCATGTAAATAATCTGTTAATGGATTAGTAAATTTTTTAACTGATAATAATTAATTCGaataattatcttaattagaatgattaaattaacaaaaaaataaacTGACTGAAATAAAGACGATACTATTTTAGATACCATTTTAAAGTGATTCAGCGGTACAATTTAttcaaaaatttatataaattttaatttttaaatgataatgtGAAACTATATTTAAgctttcatatttttaaaatttaaaatctaaaataaatttaattaccaGATACAATACAAGTAATAAGTGATCATAGTCTGATTCTCTCCCTTAAAACCCTGCCCTGTCCCTTGCCCAAAACCGGCCACCTGTCGGTTTCTCAGCTGTTACCAGTCACCACTCTCTTTCGCTCTCGCACACACATTCTCTTTTGCAATTTCAAAATCCCCAAAAATCCGCGAGTCTCTGATGGCGCAAAATAACCTTAAACCCTCAATACCCTAAaacccttcttcttcttcttcttcttttttttggttTTGAGAATCAGTGAAGTGAAATGGATGGAGTGAATAGCAGTAGTAATATCCAAAAAGATGATGCATCGACTAGCACCGGAGGAGCTCAAACGGCTGCACAACCTCAACCAAAGCCGAAGCCGGTCGTGGTGCAGAGTGCGAACGCGCCACCGCCTTTCTTGAGCAAGACTTACGATATGGTGGATGATCCCGCCACCGATGCCGTCGTTTCTTGGAGCTCAGCCAATAACAGTTTCATTGTTTGGAACCCGCCGGAGTTCGCACGGGATGTTTTGCCCAAGTATTTCAAGCACAACAACTTCTCCAGCTTCGTCAGGCAACTGAATACCTATGTACGTccccttttcatttttttaaaccttttgctttattattttaacatatatagtTATTGCAGTTAGTGTTTCAAAGCCTTAATTAGGAAAAAACAAATGGATGTGTTAAATTCTATTTGATTTACTTGATTATTAGGATTGTTCTGAATAGATTTAATTGTCCTGGAAGTGATCAGCTCAAATAAAATCCATTTATGGTTGCTGAGAAGATTCAGGAAAACAAAAACCATAGAGGATGAGTTTGAGAAATCGTCCATGTGAAGCTAAATTTATAGGAACACGTTCAGGAGTATATGATTGTATTGGTGGCAGCAAATCTGTGTTCTGGGTTAGGCTTTAGTTGCATTGGTTTTGATAAGGGCCCTATCTAAACTAAATGTTATGTTTATACTGGGGACTTGATGGCTTTGTTCCATTTTCTCCCTAGTCATGGTTTTTGTGATTTGAAGTTTTAATTTTGCTTCCTTCTGAATTTTCTCAGCAACTAAATGGAGTAGAAAAGGGGAAGTTCGGAAAGATAGCAGGTCAAATGTTGATCATGACGTGGTCACAAAGGTTATCAAAGGATAGTTACTGTTATATGTCTTTGTTTGTTGTCACTAGTTTACACATTTTTGAAGGACATTTAATATTAGACGTGGTGAGTAACTGAGGGGTGCATATGAATGTGTGACCAAGATAATCATCCAGTTCATATCCTGATAATCTATCACAAAAACACATACTTCATTATTCTAAGATCAGAGTTGAATTTCCTTTTAATAAATCATTGTGCCATACCACTCTTAAGAAAGTGGAAAAACTGCAGAATAAGTTAGATGTTTGTGTATTTTTTTTTCTGCTATAAATGCAATTCTCAAActgtatttgtatttttttttatgtatgttgcatgtaatattcaaattcctctattttatatatatgtacatcatAAATATATACTCTATTCTGCTCATGCATGATCCTAGGTGTTTGATATTGGTTTTCATTCCATAAATATGAGATTCGGAACTCAGATTATCAAAATGGATTATATGTTCTATATTTTCTTATTATGCAAGAGCTACTTTTGAGCAGTATGTATCTTTGTTGGAAAACAAGAATATTGGTGCTTGTAAACTGTAGTTTGAGAATTGTTTCTTCTCATTGTTAAATGAAATCTTATGGTATTGTTTGGATTTGATTGTAGTTTATCCATGCTCCTCCACAGATTTGCTAGGGAATGGGATGTATATTACTTTGGCATCTTAGAACTGTGGGTGTTGCATTTTGTTTATCGCATGATCCTGCACAGGTTTCCTTTGGAGTGGGATATATGTTACTTTGGCATCTTTGTAGGTTGGCCGTTGCATATCATCACTTTCTTCATTAAATATTGCTTAACATTATAGACGCATGTATTCAGGTAAGCTTGTTTATTAGTTAAtgtctttaaaaatattttaggaTGTTCATGATATAGGTCCGCATCAAATACATGtacctttaaaaataataatggaatACTGGTGTTGATTGAGGGTTCAGCCATTTTGGGATAACGGTGATAGGAAACCAGCAACAACTGAGAAGTAAATGTCTCTGCAAAATACTTTTTTAACTTAAAAGATACAGGTTAAAGTTTACATAAAATGGTATTAATTGTCTAATACTTCATCTGTTACTGGGAAATTGAGGTGAACTATGTGCAGCTGCTCTGAGACTAATTATGCTTTCGTTTGATGTGGCTTTGCCTTGAAAGCTTTAGCATTTTAAGGGAGAATAAAATCATACATGGACTTGGAAAGCTTTCTTCTAATTGATTGTGAATTTCTTTGTACCGAGTTTAGGCACTtcttagtgtttttttttttttttgttattaactTCTTAGTgttattgtgtaaacatgttTGGACCGTTTCTTGAGGTTCCTTTGAATCCAATTTCCAGCCACAGTGGCCTTTGTATTAGTTTTCGCAGTACTGTATTTATTTGCCTTCTGCAAAGTTTATTTTTTGCATAACATGGATATATTGTTCTTCCGCAACTAGAATTGCCTTGGAAGATGTGTGATTTTCCTTATTACTTCAGCTGTCagtaaaaattgaaatttcaaatttggTAGTCATAGTAATGTTAGAACCTTAtcttaaaattaaatttcaagtgaCGTTTGGGAAGGCTTGCTCATTTGTTATTCAATGTAGTTGAATTAGTTGACTCAAGCTTCCACCTCCTACTTGTGCTTGCCTATATAATCTCTACAGGAGTACTGTAATTGAGTCAAATTTCTGAGCGCAGTTTGAGCTCTTATTTGTTACTCTGTACCTTCTTTTGAGGTTAGACCAGTGTAAGAGGTTTCCTGATAAGGTTTGCCTTGGGATTATTTAAACTAGTTCCTATCGTGTATGAAATAGCTGTTCATCCTACCAGTGATTATAATGCTTTTAACAGATGGATGTTTTATGTCTGTACTTATGAACTTCTTTTGCATAATTTGCTTTGGACTGTCATATTTACATAATTTCTTGTATTTTGTCAGTAACAATTCTGCTGAGTGATCTGTTTTCGTTTTCCccccatattttcttttcttgcctGTGTTTTGATAGGGTTTCCGGAAGGTTGATTCAGACCGATGGGAATTCGCAAATGAGGGATTTTTAAGAGGCCAGAAAGACCTGCTTCTAAACATTAGCCGCCGAAAGCCTGCCCAGGGCCATGGTCATCAGCAGACACAGCAAGCACATGGACAGAGTTCATCTGGGGGTGCTTGTGTTGAGGTTGGGGAATTTGGGCTTGAGGAAGAGGTTGAGGCGCTTAAGCGGGACAAGAATGTGCTTATGCAGGAACTTGTTAGGTTGAGGCAGCAGCAACAGTCTACAGATAACCAAATGCACACCATGGCACGACAACTTCATGGGATGGAGCAGTGGCAGCTGCAGATGATGTCATTCTTGGCAAAGGCTGTCCAGAGCCCTGGATTTTTGGCTCAATTTATGCAGCAGAAAAATGAGAGCAATAGGCACATAACCGAAGCCAACAAGAAAAGGAGACTAAAACAGGATGGTATTGTTGATAATGAGCATTCTGCTGCCTCTGATGGACAGATTGTTAAATATCAGCCTTTGACGAATGATGCTAAAGCAATGCTCAGGCAGATTGTAAAAGGGGATACTTCTACCAGGCTTGACTCCATTAACAACTATCATGATAATTTCCTGGTTGGTGATGGTTTGTCATCATCTAGTGGATTGGATGGTGGGAAATCTTCAAGCCATGCATCAGGAATGACTCTTCAAGAGGTCCCACCAACTTCAGGGATCTCGGTGGGTCGCCTCTCAAGTGCCATATCTGAGATTCAATCTTCCCCATGTACAACATCTTCTGAAAAGATTACAACAACACAATTTACCGATTCGAGTGCACTGGTTGGAGGAGAAAAGGTCCCATCCATTTCCATTCCTCAAACAAATACAATTATGCCTGAGCTTTCTCAAATACCAGAAATGGTCCCGGAAAGTGTTGTTGATATCCCCACCGAAGACTGCGTGGAGTCTGAAACTGGGAATGGGGGATTTATTGATCCCATTTGTTTGGTTCCCTTAGAACTTGATGACATTGCTCCTGATCCCGACATAGATGCCTTACTGGATAGTTCTAGTTTCTGGGATGACCTTATTGTGCAAGGTCCAGTGCCAGAGGATATTGAAACAATCTCAATGGATGATAAAGGCTAGGGAAGTGGGCAGCTGATGGACAAATCTTGGCATACGGATAAGTCTTCTTGATAACAAGATTGGCTAATCACatttgtacaaaaatgtacaTGGCCTTCAGTTCATTTGAGGTAAGCCTGAAATTTTATCTGTCGACTTATATTCACATTATCCTCCATCTTTAGCCATTGGGAAATGACCAATGCCTTTCATGATGCACACACAATTTTGTTTTCAACTGCCGTAAAAaagggtaaaagtaccatgaaggCCTTTTTATTACGAGTTAGATTAAATTGTCTTTTTACTAAAGAAATagacaaattagtccctgtataTTATATTAAAGAACAAATTTATCATgtttgtaaattttttttttactgttaaaaactgaCGCAGCTAACAAAATAATCAAACAGTTACATGTGACGTGTCACGTGTATCTTATTCTGACGTATAAGGATCAGTTCTTACTAGTAAAAATGGATGGAATATTTAACAGTAGGATTATTTTGTTCTTTGATCTAACTTATAAAGTTGTTcattttttgagtaaaaatgataaaatttaatttgactTATAGTACAAAAGTGTACTTATACTAAAAGGTAAAATTATCCATAAATTTTAAAAGCCttttgaaaatccatttacaaccaAGTAAAAGCTCCTTGAATTAACTCATAAACACCAGTaggcaaaaaaaaaatagaaactcATAAACACCCAGGGAACTGAACAAAAGGAACAACAAGGAGAGATAGACAGCTAGATTTCAAATAAGTAAAAGAAACCCTTAAATTGAAATCATGCCAATTGGACCATAGCTGTGGTGCTAACGGCATTTGTACATGTTCTCAGCCCTAAAATAATAATATCATAAGAATCTTCTTTGTGAGAGGAGTCGAGGTTAAGGAATGAGATATCTATCTATGTCTATGAGTGTACCGGTGACTCGAATAATGTTTTAATCTCCGTGGGTAGTCGCATTGCCACTGTCCTGTTACCACAGTTATGGTGAGCATTCgattaaattaagtaaaaaaaattgagttaattaaatttacgagttttattttattttcttaattttatttgaaattttttgaatCCGAGTTAAGTGAAATAAAACTTGGTTCGAGTTGGATCGagtgaaattatttgagttaaattaaaaaattaaaattttgttacaaCATAACTAATTCTATGTTAGAGGACgtaaatttaaaactatatatatttgaaaaagttCAAAGCAAAAAGAGAAGATAAATGATAAACTTGAAGTATTAATCCATTTATTTAAGtccaaaaattatttaaatttttttataatttaaaaatatatatataaattttgaaattttataaatattttgaaatttaaaattattttgattttgattttgtaatttttgttgaaaaAATATCAATTTACTCATTTTAAAATAGACAAGGATCAAAAAATATTTACACATCAATATGTCGTTTGAATTGTAAAGTTTAACTTGACTCaaacttaaaacccaaattacttgactcaaataactcaattcaattaacttgaaatttaatttttttgaatcgaattaaattttgctcacccctaactaaaattaataaatttgtaTTACACAAGTTAATGGAAATATTGGATCCAAAGTGTGTATGTATCCACTTTTAATGGGGACTTATCTCACCAACAATCGTTTAAATCTTCCTATAATATGCAAAATGCAATATACAAGCACTTTATTTGTCAACCATTCTGGCGATTATAATTACAAACATTAAAACATTATATGAATATCCGAGCTTAAATTTAACTCGATTAAGCAATACAAAGCTCAAGCTCGGCTCAAAAATTCAACTTCAAATGGATTGAGTTTCATTTTCAAAGCTCAAGCTTGAACCAAAATGAAAACTAAATTATATGCTCATTTACTTAGTAAAGAGCAACTTGGTTTCAATCAATTGCTTCACACAGCAGACTTGAGAAAGGAATGCTTTTGAAGTCCTGCAAATCAATACAATGTAATTGCCTAATTCAGtcttaaaattgtaattttgtgggCAAAATACCATGATTGCCCTTATACTAGAAATCATTGTATTTTACTCTCTTTACTCAAAAATAgacaaaaatagataaattaaccCCTGTACATTAGATCCGAGAGCAAATTAGTCCTTTTGTaacaaattcaatccatttttttactattaaaagCTGATCGCTGTACATCAACATAAAATGCACGTGGCACGCCACATTTAATAATCTGATTATTCTGCCAACTATGtcagtttttaacagtagaaatagatgaaatttttaacgaaaggaatcaattattctttgatctaatatatagAGACTAATTTGCCCATCTTTTGAGTaaagggggcaaaatgcaatGACTCTTAGTACAAAGATCTCCATTGAACTTTTCTCTGACTTTGTGCTGTTACTTTCCAAATCTGGTTTTCAATCCACAATTTTGCAGATCCAATCTCAACAAAGCATTGCTTAAACATAATCGAAAAATACTCAGTAAATTGATCAAATGAAAATAGCAATATATTATTCACTAAGCTTTAGTGAAGTAACAGAAAAGTCAATGCTGTGCCAATCCCATTAAAACAGATATTGAATATAGATGGCAATGGCAATTCTAATATTGATCCAGAACAAAGGATAAATCTACGTCTAGACGAATACCGAAAACAATCGCAATCCGAAGCAAACAGCTTTTAAATCCTTGGTAGAACAATGATCAATCGCTCTTACCCTCCTGAGATCCAAGTTCTTGCAAGTAATGTTCGGCTTCCAAGGCTGCCATGCACCCTGCATTGTTGCAAACACAGATTTTAGTTCAAGTAAACTACAACTTCATGGCAACACTGCATAGCAATATGCATGTTTTGCAGATTCAAAAGAAATGGATTCGGGTTTGCTATATGAACCATTATCTATCATGAAAAACTGATAAACTGAGAAACTGCATATTTAATTGCCTAAGTTTCTTACTATATAGTTCTCAACACAAGTATTTGCAGATTCAGAAGGCAGCTTGATGAtgattaaaaaaggaaaaaaggacTAACCGGTGCCAGCCGCAGTAACAGCTTGTCTATACTTCTTGTCCTGGACATCTCCGGCAGCAAAAACGCCGTGCACGCTGGTCTGAGTTGTACCTGGTTTAGTGACAACGTAGCCATCTGAGTCGAGCTCCAGCTGACCTCCCAAAAACTTGGTGGCAGGCTCGTGCCCGATGGCAAAGAATAGTCCATTGACTTTCAAATCGGAAACTTCTCCGGTGACCAAGTTCTTCACCTTGAGCCCTCCCAAAACCCTATCGCCGTAGGCCTCTACGACCACCGAGTTCCATATGACTTCTATCTTAGGGTTCGAAATAACCCTGTTCTGCATAATCTTGGATGCCCTGAACGTATCCCTCCTGTGAATGATGTAAACCTTGGAACCGTACTTGGTGAGAAAAGTGGATTCTTCCATGGCGGAGTCACCTCCACCGATCACTGCCAAGGGCTTCTCCCTGAAGATCGGAGCTGCCCCATCACACACAGCGCACGCCGAGATTCCCCTGTTCCAAAACCCCCCTAACCCATCCCCTGAACCGGGGAAATTAAGCCGCTTTGCTACGGCTCCAGTGGCCACAATAACCGAGTCAGCCAAAACAGTTTTCGAATCGGCGAAGATCTTATACGGAGACGAAGAAAAATCAACCTTGTCAACAGTTTCGGTAAAGATAGTAGTACCAAACCGAAGCGACTGGTTCCGGCACCGCTCCATAAGCTCCGAACCCATGATACCATCCGGGAATCCAGGGAAGTTCTCGACGTCGGAAGTGGTGGTAAGCTGACCACCAGGCGCAATATCGTTAGCCATCCATCCCTCAAAAAGAATAGGCTTGAGCTCAGCACGAGCAGCGTAGATAGCGGCCGTGTGAGCGGCGGGGCCACTCCCAATGATACAAACCTTGGTCGTTAGAGGAGAGTCCGTTGCAGCCATGGACGGAGAAACTGAGGTGGAAATCGACGGTGCGGCGGTGGGAACGGAACTGTTGGAGAAACGGAGCTGGAAATAGAGGGCGCTGGCTTTTGCAAACAAAGTTTTCAAGCAGGCACTAGGGTTGGATTTGCACATTTCCCCCTTTTATTTTGAAAAAGGGGTTGGTTTTCGTGTATGAATTGATGATGACAATTTGAGAAAGATTGTATGAATTGGGctcttatgaaattaaaatgtgAAGTAGTCCGCAAAAATCAAAATGTACAAACACTTTTGGGTTCACATTTGAAATTTCTATTAATGTGTAATTCGTGGATTGATGTTTTTGTTGTTGTCACTATAGTAGCATTtagatttaaataatttaaagaaaatctaaaatttaataattattttgctTGTTTTAGGGTTAAAAACATAAAGTTCATATTCTTGGCCTTAGTTTATACTTATTCTAGGCTTTGTTCATTGGTTTGTTTCGAGTATATGCTAAAACAACCAATCAAGttagttttataaaaaatttaaaattttcacgtatcaatgaaatttaaatttaaatttaaagattaaattaagaaaatttaTCCTTAAATATTGCaaacaaaaaaataccaaaattaaagattaaatgttattttaatttttttaacaaataaaaatattattccgaggttatttatatttttatataaaaattaaaatatactcagaaaatatattatcattttaattttaaaaaataaaattataaacatatatgtTTTAGAAAAATTCAGATGTCACATAATCTAATAAATCTTAATCCCTCTTTCTCCAATGGCATTTTATTCGTAGGGATTGAAATATTAATTGTGGAATTAGAAAAGTCATATAATTGGACTTTCTAGAATCTGCCAAGTGCTAATGGAGGGCGACCCACAAGCCTTCTAGATTGGGCCTTTGTTGCCTAAACCCATGAAACTTCGACAACAAAGCTGCGATAGCCATTGGCAGATATTATAACCACCGGATTCAACCACAATCCCCCAAAATATTAATCTTTATGAATCCGACATGGAGGATATATTCATTGTAACAAATATTGCACCGCCTTTCTGTAATTACTCAAAACTTGAGGTATATGTTACGTACGATGACTTCGTCTATCAGATTTTGAACGTATCCTTTCGGCTTTAGTCTTTCATAATTACTAGATGGAGGGCCTAGCCTGCTGATGGTGATTGAAACACGGATTTAAAATGCTTTCTCTAGTTTGTTGTATGTTCTAGCTGCATGAAAATGTAAGAAGATCATGTAGATAGCAATTAGGTGCTTATACATTGGAAAACTGC
This is a stretch of genomic DNA from Gossypium arboreum isolate Shixiya-1 chromosome 11, ASM2569848v2, whole genome shotgun sequence. It encodes these proteins:
- the LOC108461261 gene encoding heat shock factor protein HSF8-like, encoding MDGVNSSSNIQKDDASTSTGGAQTAAQPQPKPKPVVVQSANAPPPFLSKTYDMVDDPATDAVVSWSSANNSFIVWNPPEFARDVLPKYFKHNNFSSFVRQLNTYGFRKVDSDRWEFANEGFLRGQKDLLLNISRRKPAQGHGHQQTQQAHGQSSSGGACVEVGEFGLEEEVEALKRDKNVLMQELVRLRQQQQSTDNQMHTMARQLHGMEQWQLQMMSFLAKAVQSPGFLAQFMQQKNESNRHITEANKKRRLKQDGIVDNEHSAASDGQIVKYQPLTNDAKAMLRQIVKGDTSTRLDSINNYHDNFLVGDGLSSSSGLDGGKSSSHASGMTLQEVPPTSGISVGRLSSAISEIQSSPCTTSSEKITTTQFTDSSALVGGEKVPSISIPQTNTIMPELSQIPEMVPESVVDIPTEDCVESETGNGGFIDPICLVPLELDDIAPDPDIDALLDSSSFWDDLIVQGPVPEDIETISMDDKG
- the LOC108464486 gene encoding thioredoxin reductase NTRB-like; the encoded protein is MCKSNPSACLKTLFAKASALYFQLRFSNSSVPTAAPSISTSVSPSMAATDSPLTTKVCIIGSGPAAHTAAIYAARAELKPILFEGWMANDIAPGGQLTTTSDVENFPGFPDGIMGSELMERCRNQSLRFGTTIFTETVDKVDFSSSPYKIFADSKTVLADSVIVATGAVAKRLNFPGSGDGLGGFWNRGISACAVCDGAAPIFREKPLAVIGGGDSAMEESTFLTKYGSKVYIIHRRDTFRASKIMQNRVISNPKIEVIWNSVVVEAYGDRVLGGLKVKNLVTGEVSDLKVNGLFFAIGHEPATKFLGGQLELDSDGYVVTKPGTTQTSVHGVFAAGDVQDKKYRQAVTAAGTGCMAALEAEHYLQELGSQEGKSD